Proteins from one Cellulosilyticum lentocellum DSM 5427 genomic window:
- a CDS encoding CPCC family cysteine-rich protein has translation MSLKTKCACCGEEVDKFDICEACGWQDDGLQNDNPDYKGGANKKSLNEAKEIYKNGKAVE, from the coding sequence ATGAGCCTAAAAACTAAATGCGCATGTTGCGGGGAAGAAGTTGATAAGTTTGATATTTGTGAGGCTTGTGGTTGGCAGGATGATGGATTACAAAATGATAATCCAGATTATAAAGGTGGAGCCAATAAAAAGAGTTTAAATGAGGCAAAAGAAATTTATAAGAATGGGAAAGCAGTTGAATAA
- a CDS encoding minor capsid protein, with protein sequence MKNRQYWKERFEILQESQMAKGEEYYRELDKQYRKAMNEIESQMARWYGRIAENNEINMSQARKWLKGKELEEFKWTVEEYMQHGKQNAINPIWLKELENASARAHISRLEALKIQLQQTVESLYQGQNIGMTDALRSIYEDGYYHSAFEIQRGLNVGWAIPALDSARVTQILSKPWTADGSNFSDRIWKAKGDLVNTLHTELTQSIIMGRAPDKAIKRIAEKFNTSRTRAGRLVMTESAFFASASQRDCFNDLDVEKYEILATLDNKTSEICQELDGKVFKMSEYEPGLTAPPFHCWCRTTTIPHFDDNFGERIARGESGRQYYVFDDMTYSDWKKEYVKNNVLNSRNSGIMNNINWLRSEFPTTKKFEKHLEKHLDNYPGLTPEQYLQRAQELLSAELSDNIEGFIDKDGFLFKYDKINNDFAIGRPDGKISTLFKPEDGNEYWKGERVKYEPKN encoded by the coding sequence ATGAAGAATAGACAATATTGGAAAGAACGCTTTGAAATCCTACAAGAATCTCAAATGGCCAAGGGTGAAGAGTATTACAGAGAGCTAGATAAGCAATATCGAAAAGCCATGAATGAAATAGAGTCACAAATGGCCAGATGGTATGGTAGGATAGCTGAAAATAATGAAATCAATATGTCTCAAGCTAGAAAATGGCTAAAGGGTAAAGAACTTGAAGAGTTTAAGTGGACCGTTGAAGAATACATGCAGCACGGTAAACAGAATGCTATTAATCCAATTTGGTTAAAAGAATTAGAGAATGCTTCTGCTAGAGCTCATATATCTAGATTAGAAGCATTAAAGATACAACTTCAACAAACAGTAGAATCCTTATATCAGGGTCAAAATATAGGCATGACAGATGCATTAAGGAGCATATATGAAGATGGGTATTATCATTCAGCTTTTGAAATACAAAGAGGTTTAAATGTCGGATGGGCTATCCCAGCTTTAGACTCAGCCCGAGTTACCCAAATACTTTCTAAACCTTGGACAGCTGATGGTTCAAACTTTAGTGATAGAATTTGGAAAGCTAAAGGAGATTTAGTTAATACACTTCATACGGAGCTTACTCAAAGTATTATCATGGGTAGAGCACCTGATAAAGCTATAAAGCGAATAGCAGAGAAGTTTAATACAAGCAGAACAAGAGCTGGCAGGTTAGTAATGACTGAATCAGCTTTTTTTGCATCAGCTAGTCAGCGAGACTGCTTTAATGATCTTGATGTAGAAAAATATGAAATACTAGCAACATTAGATAATAAGACATCTGAAATATGCCAAGAGTTAGATGGTAAAGTATTTAAGATGAGCGAGTATGAGCCAGGATTAACAGCACCACCGTTTCATTGTTGGTGTAGAACAACTACCATTCCACACTTTGATGATAACTTTGGAGAACGTATTGCTAGAGGCGAGTCAGGAAGACAATACTATGTTTTTGATGATATGACCTATAGTGACTGGAAGAAAGAATATGTAAAAAACAATGTTTTAAATTCTCGAAATAGTGGTATAATGAATAATATAAATTGGTTGAGATCCGAATTTCCTACAACTAAAAAGTTTGAAAAGCATCTTGAAAAGCATCTTGATAATTATCCAGGACTTACACCGGAACAGTATTTACAACGAGCACAAGAACTATTGTCAGCAGAGCTATCTGATAATATTGAAGGATTCATAGATAAAGATGGATTTTTATTTAAATATGATAAAATAAATAATGATTTTGCTATAGGCAGGCCAGATGGGAAAATATCCACTCTATTTAAGCCAGAAGATGGAAATGAATATTGGAAAGGAGAGCGTGTAAAATATGAGCCTAAAAACTAA
- a CDS encoding phage portal protein: MPAIELEQFKKILERYKNGYDKYIEQCEVARRYYAHENDILKDSAPANRNKYKEDNPLRAADNRIPHDYHAQLVNQKASYLFSYPPMFDVGKKELNEKIKEMLGDNYEKYCNVLCVDASNYRNAWLHVWKDSDSNEFRYAPVNPIQVIPIYSSGLIKDLAAVIRVYSEYFDEGEAYFTSNYYTVYEYWDNEGCTTFRKKQNAISLDDIETINRFVSTNIDTGESTESNYYQHDFGEVPFIEFPNNNIKDSDLTKIKPFIDVMDNILSGYVNDLDDIQQIIWVLTNFGGEDLDEFRSDLKKYKAVKTQSIGDDDKSGIQTIAIDIPVEARNKLLEVCRKQIYEQGQGLDPHPEGGFGNRSGEALKFMYAPLELKAGLMEIEFRQGFNKLIRLIARSIGHNEYFPIIQTWTRNAIKNDKETAEIAQVSLDIISNKTILKNHPWVEDVEEELKQIKLEEQELSQKNDDFKDAFKSPKGVDVNEE, encoded by the coding sequence ATGCCAGCTATAGAGTTAGAACAGTTTAAGAAGATTTTAGAACGCTATAAAAATGGGTATGATAAGTACATTGAACAATGCGAAGTTGCTAGAAGATACTATGCTCATGAGAATGATATCTTAAAAGATTCAGCTCCAGCTAATAGAAACAAGTACAAAGAAGATAATCCTTTAAGAGCTGCTGACAATCGAATCCCTCATGATTATCATGCTCAGCTTGTGAACCAAAAAGCATCTTATTTGTTTTCATATCCTCCTATGTTTGACGTAGGTAAGAAAGAGCTTAATGAGAAAATTAAGGAGATGCTAGGAGATAATTACGAGAAGTATTGCAATGTACTCTGTGTAGATGCTTCTAATTATCGTAATGCATGGCTACACGTTTGGAAGGATAGTGATAGTAACGAATTTAGGTATGCACCTGTTAATCCTATTCAAGTAATTCCTATTTACTCGAGTGGATTGATTAAGGACTTAGCTGCTGTTATTCGTGTTTACTCAGAATACTTTGATGAAGGTGAAGCATACTTCACCAGTAACTATTACACGGTATATGAGTATTGGGATAACGAGGGATGTACTACATTTCGCAAGAAACAGAATGCTATTAGCTTAGATGATATTGAAACTATTAATCGGTTCGTTTCAACTAATATTGATACTGGGGAGAGCACAGAGAGTAATTACTATCAGCATGATTTTGGAGAGGTACCATTTATAGAATTTCCTAACAACAATATCAAAGACAGTGACCTCACAAAGATTAAGCCATTTATTGATGTTATGGACAATATTCTTTCAGGATATGTAAATGACCTAGATGATATTCAGCAAATCATTTGGGTGCTTACTAATTTTGGTGGGGAAGATCTAGACGAGTTCAGAAGTGATCTTAAGAAGTATAAGGCCGTAAAGACGCAATCTATAGGAGATGATGATAAAAGTGGCATTCAAACCATAGCTATTGATATTCCAGTAGAAGCTAGGAATAAACTTTTAGAAGTTTGTAGAAAACAAATCTATGAACAAGGCCAAGGATTAGACCCTCATCCTGAAGGTGGTTTCGGTAATAGATCAGGTGAAGCACTTAAATTTATGTATGCACCATTGGAACTTAAGGCTGGACTTATGGAGATTGAATTTAGACAAGGGTTTAATAAGTTAATCAGACTAATAGCTAGGAGTATTGGCCATAATGAGTATTTCCCAATTATTCAAACATGGACTAGAAATGCTATTAAAAACGATAAGGAAACAGCTGAGATTGCTCAAGTTAGTTTAGATATAATCTCTAATAAAACCATATTAAAAAATCATCCTTGGGTTGAAGATGTAGAAGAGGAACTTAAGCAAATAAAGTTAGAAGAGCAGGAGTTATCCCAAAAGAATGATGACTTCAAAGATGCATTTAAGAGCCCTAAAGGTGTTGATGTAAATGAAGAATAG
- a CDS encoding terminase small subunit: protein MPRIRDPNRDKSFEIYKDNNGNIDLVEIASQLNVPPGTIRGWKAKDCWEQKLNGTLQKERNVPKGKSPPKSKQNKKPLDGVEQIINNPDLTDKQRLFCLYQIKYFNATKAYQKAYGCDYITANVNGSRLLAKASIQEEIKRLKQAKLNQATLEPGDIFQKYMDIAFSDVTDYLAFGRKEIVVDTDEDGNEVTAEINYVDFKDSNQVDGTLISEVKQGKDGVSIKLADRMKALQWIADHMDLATEEQRAKIALLKAKVTSDDEEEWQEDDGFIDALKGQVNDIWED, encoded by the coding sequence TTGCCTCGTATTAGAGACCCTAACAGAGATAAATCATTTGAAATATATAAAGATAACAATGGTAATATTGATTTGGTTGAGATTGCAAGTCAACTAAATGTGCCACCTGGAACAATCAGAGGATGGAAGGCTAAGGATTGTTGGGAACAAAAACTCAATGGAACGCTCCAAAAAGAACGGAACGTTCCAAAAGGGAAAAGCCCTCCGAAGAGTAAGCAAAATAAAAAACCTTTAGATGGGGTTGAGCAGATTATAAATAATCCTGACTTAACTGATAAGCAGCGGCTTTTTTGTTTATATCAAATAAAATATTTTAACGCAACTAAGGCTTATCAAAAGGCATACGGTTGTGATTATATAACTGCTAATGTGAATGGTTCAAGATTGCTAGCAAAAGCTAGTATACAGGAGGAAATTAAAAGGCTTAAGCAAGCTAAGCTTAATCAAGCCACATTAGAGCCAGGAGACATATTCCAAAAGTATATGGATATAGCATTCTCAGACGTTACAGATTACCTTGCGTTTGGAAGAAAAGAAATAGTAGTTGATACTGATGAGGATGGAAACGAAGTCACAGCAGAAATCAATTATGTTGATTTCAAAGATAGCAATCAAGTTGATGGAACGCTAATAAGCGAGGTTAAGCAAGGGAAAGATGGAGTTAGTATAAAGCTTGCTGATCGTATGAAGGCATTACAATGGATAGCTGACCATATGGACTTAGCTACAGAAGAACAAAGAGCTAAGATAGCACTGCTTAAAGCTAAAGTAACATCAGATGATGAAGAGGAATGGCAAGAAGATGATGGATTCATTGACGCTCTCAAAGGTCAGGTGAATGACATATGGGAAGACTAA
- a CDS encoding PBSX family phage terminase large subunit: protein MGRLKKAVFKFKPFSKKQLKVLTWWLPNSPVGEMDGIIADGAIRSGKTLCMSLSYVIWAMESFDGQNFGMCGKTIGSFRRNVLFWLKLMLKSRGYRVVDHRADNLVIVSRGNVTNYFYIFGGKDERSQDLIQGITLAGCFFDEVALMPESFVNQATGRCSVDGSKFWFNCNPDGPYHWFKVNWIDKQVEKNLLYLHFTMDDNLSLTEKIKQRYRSMYSGVFYDRYIKGLWAVAEGIIYDMFHKEKHIVDVQELIANGLTFLGEKYVSIDYGTQNPTVFLLWELASDKNWYCTREYHYSGRSEASQKTDSEYVEDLTEWLGDTQVRFVIVDPSAASFIAELLKHKFKVKKANNSVLDGIRLVATLLTEGKIFFDISCIETHKEFGSYVWDEKAAKRGEDKPIKENDHCMDSCRYFCYTILRRMSGISVLKPKERR from the coding sequence ATGGGAAGACTAAAAAAAGCTGTATTCAAGTTCAAGCCTTTTTCAAAAAAGCAACTCAAGGTATTAACTTGGTGGCTACCTAATTCACCAGTTGGTGAAATGGATGGCATTATTGCAGATGGAGCTATTCGTTCAGGCAAGACTCTTTGCATGTCATTAAGCTATGTAATTTGGGCAATGGAATCATTTGATGGTCAGAACTTCGGTATGTGTGGTAAGACAATCGGCTCATTTAGACGTAATGTGCTGTTCTGGCTTAAATTAATGCTTAAATCAAGGGGATATCGGGTAGTAGATCATAGAGCTGACAACTTAGTTATTGTTAGCCGTGGCAATGTCACAAACTATTTTTATATATTTGGTGGTAAAGATGAACGGTCTCAAGACTTGATACAAGGTATCACGTTGGCAGGCTGTTTTTTTGATGAAGTAGCACTTATGCCAGAATCATTTGTTAACCAAGCAACAGGACGTTGTTCAGTAGATGGCTCAAAGTTCTGGTTTAACTGTAATCCAGATGGACCTTACCATTGGTTTAAGGTTAATTGGATTGATAAACAGGTTGAAAAGAATTTGCTATACCTCCACTTTACTATGGATGATAACCTAAGCCTTACAGAGAAGATTAAACAGCGTTATAGGTCAATGTATAGTGGTGTGTTCTACGACCGCTATATAAAAGGCTTATGGGCTGTGGCAGAGGGCATTATTTATGATATGTTCCATAAAGAGAAGCATATCGTTGATGTGCAGGAGTTAATTGCAAACGGACTTACTTTCTTAGGTGAGAAGTATGTCAGCATTGATTACGGTACCCAAAACCCTACTGTATTTTTACTTTGGGAGCTGGCTAGTGATAAGAATTGGTATTGCACTAGAGAATATCACTACTCAGGACGCTCAGAAGCTTCACAGAAAACAGATAGTGAGTATGTAGAGGACCTAACTGAATGGCTAGGAGATACGCAAGTAAGATTTGTTATAGTTGACCCTTCAGCAGCTAGTTTTATAGCGGAGCTACTCAAACATAAATTCAAGGTTAAGAAGGCTAACAACTCAGTTTTAGATGGCATTAGGCTAGTAGCAACATTACTTACTGAGGGGAAAATATTCTTCGATATTTCATGTATAGAAACACATAAAGAGTTTGGATCCTACGTGTGGGATGAAAAGGCAGCTAAAAGAGGAGAAGATAAGCCGATTAAAGAAAACGACCACTGCATGGATAGTTGTCGTTATTTTTGTTATACGATACTTAGACGAATGTCTGGTATTAGCGTATTAAAACCAAAAGAGAGGAGGTAG